The Sporosarcina sp. 6E9 genome segment GTAAACCATTGACTCTTGACTAATACCGAAACTACAGCATTTGTATCATAGTGTGTTGCTTGTCTAATGACCAGATTATCCATGAATATTCACCGCCTCCACCCTGTAATACTTCACCAGATATTTGTAATTAGAAAAACGACGATCTGTAATATGCCTGTAATTTGGGCCTGTTAATATGAACATAGATTAAAAAACTAGGAGATGAAGTTTTTGAAAAAGATTTTTACAATGTTTGTTGTTTCTGCAGGCTTAGTGACATTTGGTGCGAGTAATAGCTCGGCATCATCCTCGACATATACGATTGAAAAAGGTGATACATTATCCGAAATTGCTGTTTCGCATAATGTGAGCGTAAGTGACTTAACGGAATGGAATGATTTAAAGTCAACAATCATCTATCCAAACCAGAAACTTACAATTTCGGAAGGATTGATAGTATCAAAAGCATCCAAAACGAAAGAATATACGGTTGAAAAAGGGGATACGTTGTATAGAATCGGCAACATGCATAACGTTTCTGTCGCTGATATAATGGCGAAAAATAACTTGAAATCAACCGTGATTTACCCGAAACAAAAGCTTCAAGTAGGTTCAATTGCAAACGTGTCTATAACATCTGCTGCGAAGGCTAAAACAACGGCACCTACTAAATCTACAAAAGCAAAAGCGAGCAAAAAAGTAGAAACGCCATCCCGTTCAACTTCACAAAAAGCGGTCAAAGAATTTACGGTAACAGCAACTGCCTATACAGCTTATTGTAACGGATGTTCAGGAATAACGAAAACGGGTATTAATTTGAAACAAAATCCAGGCTTAAAAGTAATCGCCGTCGATCCATCGGTTATCAAACTGGGATCTAAAGTTCATGTAGAAGGATATGGTTATGCGGTAGCCGGAGATATTGGCGGTGCTATTAAAGGAAACAAAATCGATGTGTTCATCCCGACGCAAAGCGAAGCGCTCAAATGGGGACGTAAACAAGTAAAAATAAAAGTGCTAGATTAATAAATAGTAAGAGCTTGTTAACCGATATGGTTAACAAGCTTTTTTTAGATTATAAGATAAAACCCAACAGTTTGCATCGGAACTTTATTTCAATTGCGAATATAATTAATTATATTTTCATAGAATAGTTGTTTTTATTATTGTAATATTGTTTTTATTATTGTAATAACATATCGTGTAAAAAGAGGTTTTGATTTTTGTAATGAAAATGATATGCTTGTAACAATTGAAACAAACTTGTTGGAAAAGTGGTGGGGAAATGGATAAACGTAGACTTATGTTAATCCTAGTAGTACTATTTGTGGTTCCGTTATTTATTTGGATTCAATTTTTTGAGGTGCCAAACAAGGTTAAAATTGGTGAAGAAAAAATACAGCAGGATCCATTAACACATGAATTTGAAAAAGTAACATCATATGCAGATCCATATATGGGGGATGCATCGAATATGGTCGGGCTATTTAGTGCCTTGCCGTTAAATAATTATAGAGGCCCATTGGAAATGAATCCGGAAAACTTTTCGCTTATCGTCGATTATAATTTGGATGCAGATGTGTCTACAGAAACAATGAAGCAGGCGGTAATATATAACACAACTGCTGCCTTTACGCTTATTGGAAACTTACAAGAGATTAAATTACTAATAGATGATGAATCATATACTGTGACACGTGAAAACGTTGAAAAGTGGTTTGGCACGACATTAGTAGATTTTAAAGACCCGAAGATATTTAAGGAAAAGATTCAACAAAAATTGACCGATGATATTGATAAATGGGTATCGGCTTATACGGAGGGGGAATAATTGGTGGAAGTCGTTATTGTAACAGGGGTATCGAAAGGTATTGGTCTGGAATTATCAAAGCAATTGCAAGCACTGGGTAAGAAAGTGATTGGGATTGCCAGAACTGGTAATCATGATGCGACGAATTTTGTAACAGCTGATTTGGCAAATACAAATCTTCTTGAAGACATCTTATCCTCAATTATTGATGAAAATAGTGAGGAAGCTACATCCTTTACACTCATTAATAATGCCGGTATTGTAGATCCAATCGGTTTGGTAGGTAATTTACATGTAGCCGAAGTTGAAAGGTCGATTGCAGTTAATTTAACCGCACCGATTGTTCTTTCAAATACGTTTATTGATAAATTACGTGATGTAAATAAGGTGAAACGAATCTTAAATATCTCATCAGGGGCCGGGCGTAATCCGTACGAAGGATGGGGTGCATACTGTACCACGAAAGCTGGACTCGATCATTTTTCACGTGTTGTGGCAATGGAGCAAGT includes the following:
- a CDS encoding 3D domain-containing protein, whose product is MKFLKKIFTMFVVSAGLVTFGASNSSASSSTYTIEKGDTLSEIAVSHNVSVSDLTEWNDLKSTIIYPNQKLTISEGLIVSKASKTKEYTVEKGDTLYRIGNMHNVSVADIMAKNNLKSTVIYPKQKLQVGSIANVSITSAAKAKTTAPTKSTKAKASKKVETPSRSTSQKAVKEFTVTATAYTAYCNGCSGITKTGINLKQNPGLKVIAVDPSVIKLGSKVHVEGYGYAVAGDIGGAIKGNKIDVFIPTQSEALKWGRKQVKIKVLD
- a CDS encoding DUF4825 domain-containing protein, which gives rise to MDKRRLMLILVVLFVVPLFIWIQFFEVPNKVKIGEEKIQQDPLTHEFEKVTSYADPYMGDASNMVGLFSALPLNNYRGPLEMNPENFSLIVDYNLDADVSTETMKQAVIYNTTAAFTLIGNLQEIKLLIDDESYTVTRENVEKWFGTTLVDFKDPKIFKEKIQQKLTDDIDKWVSAYTEGE
- a CDS encoding SDR family NAD(P)-dependent oxidoreductase translates to MEVVIVTGVSKGIGLELSKQLQALGKKVIGIARTGNHDATNFVTADLANTNLLEDILSSIIDENSEEATSFTLINNAGIVDPIGLVGNLHVAEVERSIAVNLTAPIVLSNTFIDKLRDVNKVKRILNISSGAGRNPYEGWGAYCTTKAGLDHFSRVVAMEQVKEKYPVEIVSIAPGIIDTGMQETIRSSDEESFPLLDQFVTYKEQGMLSSAKETAEKLMAVLERDDFKTIGPIADVRNL